One genomic region from Cyanobacterium stanieri LEGE 03274 encodes:
- a CDS encoding TIGR00300 family protein, whose protein sequence is MSDNIRILMCAPDHYDVDYVINPWMEGNIHKSSQQKAVEQWKNLHNIIKQYATVDLVNPEKGVPDMVFTANAGLVLGDNVVLSRFYHPERQGEEPYFKAWFEQNGFTVYELPKDLPFEGAGDALFDREGRWLWAGYGFRSELDSHPYIARWLDTEVLSLRLIDNRFYHLDTCFCPLSNGYLLYYPEAFDSYSNRLIEMRVPEDKRIIVEEPDAVNFACNAVNINDVVIMNKISQDLEQRITHKGFKVVQTSLTEFLKAGGAAKCLTLRVTEPILEDVHANDYVESRVIKMEGHLLDSGMMNRALDLIVYEGGSFKVLNFNLGVERQSPSCAEVRISAPSKDVMEDIISQLIDLGAVSPPEKESDVILETVVKAGVSPDDFYVTTIYPTEIRVNGNWIQVTNQRMDGAIALKEENGTLTATCKLLRDLEAGEKVVVGVDGIRTIRASQSREQRNKPQEFSFMSGGVSSERRVELLVEQIAWEMRHIRDQGGKVTVVAGPVVIHTGGAIHLSRLIEDGYVQCLLGGNAIAVHDMEQAMMGTSLGVDMGKGIPVSGGHRHHLKVINMVRRAGSIANAVEQGLVTKGIMYQCVKNNVPFCLAGSIRDDGPLPDTQMDLIKAQSEYSRLVQGSNMILMLSTMLHSIGVGNMTPAGVKMVCVDINPAVVTKLSDRGSVESVGIVTDVGLFLSLLVQQLDKLTNRYQVAQTV, encoded by the coding sequence ATGAGTGACAATATCCGCATTTTAATGTGCGCTCCAGATCATTATGATGTTGACTATGTAATTAACCCTTGGATGGAAGGAAACATCCACAAATCGAGTCAACAAAAAGCGGTGGAACAATGGAAAAACCTACACAACATCATTAAACAATACGCTACAGTCGATCTAGTTAACCCCGAAAAAGGTGTTCCTGACATGGTATTTACCGCCAATGCAGGATTAGTATTAGGAGACAACGTAGTCTTAAGTCGTTTTTATCATCCCGAAAGACAGGGAGAAGAACCCTATTTTAAAGCATGGTTTGAACAAAACGGCTTTACGGTTTATGAATTACCTAAGGATTTACCCTTTGAGGGAGCAGGGGATGCCCTTTTTGACAGGGAAGGACGTTGGCTATGGGCAGGTTATGGTTTTCGTTCGGAGTTAGATTCTCACCCCTACATCGCCCGATGGCTAGATACAGAGGTTTTATCCTTGAGGTTGATTGATAATCGCTTTTATCACCTTGATACCTGTTTTTGCCCCTTGAGCAATGGTTATTTACTTTACTATCCCGAGGCCTTTGATAGTTATTCAAATCGCCTCATTGAAATGCGCGTCCCTGAAGATAAACGTATTATCGTAGAAGAACCTGATGCGGTGAATTTTGCTTGTAATGCGGTAAATATCAATGATGTGGTAATCATGAATAAGATTAGCCAAGATCTTGAACAGCGTATTACCCACAAAGGTTTTAAGGTAGTGCAGACTTCTTTAACAGAGTTTCTCAAAGCAGGGGGCGCCGCTAAATGTTTAACCTTGAGAGTTACTGAGCCTATTTTAGAGGATGTCCACGCCAATGACTATGTGGAAAGTCGAGTTATTAAAATGGAAGGCCATTTACTCGATAGCGGTATGATGAATCGAGCCTTAGATTTAATCGTTTATGAAGGCGGTAGTTTTAAGGTACTCAATTTTAATTTAGGAGTGGAAAGACAAAGCCCCTCTTGTGCGGAAGTGAGAATTTCTGCGCCTTCTAAGGATGTCATGGAAGATATTATCAGTCAATTGATTGACTTGGGAGCCGTATCTCCTCCCGAAAAAGAATCTGATGTGATATTAGAAACTGTGGTTAAGGCTGGGGTTTCCCCCGATGATTTTTATGTAACAACTATTTATCCCACAGAAATCAGGGTAAATGGTAACTGGATTCAGGTAACTAATCAAAGGATGGACGGTGCGATCGCCCTTAAGGAAGAAAACGGCACGTTAACCGCTACCTGTAAACTATTGCGTGATTTAGAAGCAGGGGAAAAAGTAGTAGTAGGAGTCGATGGCATTCGTACCATTCGAGCCTCCCAATCCCGTGAGCAACGCAACAAACCCCAAGAATTTAGCTTCATGAGTGGCGGAGTATCTAGCGAACGTCGAGTAGAATTATTGGTTGAACAAATTGCCTGGGAAATGCGCCATATCCGAGATCAAGGGGGTAAAGTAACCGTGGTGGCAGGCCCTGTGGTTATCCATACAGGGGGAGCAATTCATCTATCTCGATTAATTGAAGATGGTTACGTACAATGTTTGTTGGGGGGAAATGCGATCGCCGTTCATGACATGGAACAAGCTATGATGGGAACATCCCTAGGAGTTGACATGGGTAAAGGAATACCCGTTAGCGGAGGCCATCGCCATCATCTTAAAGTAATTAATATGGTGCGCCGTGCGGGTAGCATCGCCAACGCCGTAGAGCAAGGATTAGTAACCAAAGGTATCATGTATCAATGTGTTAAAAATAACGTTCCTTTTTGCCTTGCGGGTTCAATTCGAGATGATGGCCCCTTACCTGATACCCAAATGGATTTAATTAAGGCTCAGAGCGAATATTCTCGCCTAGTACAAGGATCAAACATGATCTTAATGCTCTCTACCATGTTACACTCCATTGGCGTAGGCAATATGACCCCTGCGGGAGTAAAAATGGTATGTGTGGACATTAATCCTGCCGTGGTAACCAAACTGAGCGATCGAGGTTCGGTGGAATCTGTGGGCATCGTTACAGATGTTGGTTTATTCCTCAGTCTTTTGGTACAACAGTTAGACAAATTAACTAACCGTTATCAAGTGGCTCAAACCGTCTAA
- a CDS encoding DUF3155 domain-containing protein, translating to MARKRKRKSRRRLEGRKILELVPHHYIESGEDKPVTAARKHIRANGITPPALLVVKRNEHTTDRYFWAEKGLFGAQYVEENHFLFPSLRSIKPQVKNTTTNPALSLSN from the coding sequence TTGGCTAGAAAAAGAAAGCGTAAAAGCCGTCGCCGTCTTGAAGGAAGAAAAATATTAGAGTTAGTACCCCATCACTATATTGAAAGTGGAGAAGATAAGCCCGTAACCGCAGCTAGAAAACATATTCGGGCCAATGGTATTACTCCCCCAGCTTTATTGGTAGTAAAAAGGAACGAACATACAACAGATCGCTATTTTTGGGCAGAAAAAGGTTTATTTGGCGCTCAATATGTGGAGGAGAATCATTTTCTTTTTCCCAGTCTTCGTAGTATCAAACCTCAGGTAAAAAATACGACCACAAACCCTGCTTTATCTCTTAGTAATTAG
- a CDS encoding NlpC/P60 family protein, producing MTVVLLSPSNTEEYICSQNINLFINAECKELSTQGAKGRYLKLISNVPEKEALKVCLCEDNYQGWLPLSSIKYLQPAKEKYQKKTVFREYIAQKIPAIINFCLQAHQVSNYYLWGGTVAPNYDCSGLIQSAFASEGIWLPRDSYQQEDFCQKINREELEKGDLIFFGVQKVTHVALYLGNNQYIHSSGKDMGNNGIGINHLTDDLDQVSGNYYRELWSYGKVMQSL from the coding sequence ATAACAGTCGTGCTTTTATCTCCATCTAATACAGAAGAATATATTTGTTCACAAAATATCAACTTGTTTATCAACGCTGAATGTAAAGAATTATCCACCCAAGGGGCAAAAGGGAGATATTTAAAACTAATTTCTAATGTGCCAGAAAAAGAGGCACTAAAAGTATGTTTATGTGAAGACAATTATCAGGGATGGTTACCCCTATCATCCATAAAATACTTACAACCTGCCAAGGAAAAATATCAGAAAAAAACTGTTTTTCGTGAATACATTGCCCAAAAAATTCCTGCCATTATCAATTTTTGCTTACAAGCCCATCAAGTATCTAATTATTATTTATGGGGTGGCACCGTAGCCCCTAACTATGATTGCTCGGGTTTAATCCAGTCAGCCTTTGCCAGTGAGGGAATATGGTTACCAAGGGATTCTTATCAACAAGAAGATTTTTGTCAAAAAATAAATAGAGAGGAATTAGAAAAAGGGGATTTAATTTTTTTTGGTGTTCAAAAAGTTACCCATGTAGCCCTTTATTTGGGAAATAATCAATACATTCATAGTTCAGGTAAGGATATGGGTAATAATGGCATTGGTATTAATCATTTAACTGATGATCTTGATCAAGTTAGTGGTAATTATTATCGAGAATTGTGGAGTTATGGTAAAGTCATGCAGTCTTTGTAA
- a CDS encoding NAD(P)H-quinone oxidoreductase subunit 4, translating to MFTYDFPYLTAIIALPLIGALAIPLIPDKYGKNTKTYALFIALVNFGLIIYGISQNYTMGISDFQMQETYEWLPQIGLNWSLAIDGISMPLIVLSGFISTLSILASWKVDNKPRLYYFLLLVLYSAQIGVFAAQDLLLFFIMWELELVPVYILISIWGGKKRLYAATKFILYTALASIFILVSGLALAFYGDTFTLNITELGLKNYPLALEVLAYTGFLIAFGVKLPIFPFHTWLPDAHSEASAPVSMVLAGVLLKMGGYGLIRFNMEILPDAHIKFAPILITLGVVNIVYGAFTAFGQTNLKRRLASSSISHMGFVLVGIASFTDLGMNGAMLQMLSHGLIAAALFYLSGVAYERTHTLMMDEMGGMAKLMPKTFALFTAASMASLALPGMSGFVSELSIFLGIAQSDAYSSTFKIVVTFLAGVGLILTPIYLLSMLRVVFYGKEENNLQLPSFGVDAKPREVFITACLILPIIGIGLYPKLITTTYDVDTVQVASKVRASLPVIVENHVTAVKVAEVDLSAMPQIER from the coding sequence ATGTTTACTTATGATTTTCCGTACCTTACAGCAATTATAGCCTTACCCTTAATCGGTGCCTTAGCCATTCCCCTCATTCCCGACAAATACGGCAAAAACACCAAAACCTATGCGCTATTCATCGCCCTAGTTAACTTTGGACTTATTATCTACGGTATTTCCCAAAATTACACCATGGGTATTAGCGATTTCCAAATGCAAGAAACCTATGAATGGCTACCCCAAATCGGTTTAAATTGGTCATTAGCCATCGATGGTATATCCATGCCCCTGATTGTTTTATCAGGTTTTATCTCCACATTATCCATTCTCGCATCTTGGAAAGTTGATAACAAACCAAGACTATACTATTTCTTATTATTAGTTCTCTACAGCGCTCAAATTGGCGTATTTGCAGCCCAAGACTTATTATTATTCTTCATCATGTGGGAATTGGAATTAGTTCCCGTTTATATATTAATTTCTATCTGGGGGGGCAAAAAACGTCTTTATGCAGCCACTAAATTTATTTTATACACCGCTTTAGCTTCTATTTTTATTCTCGTTTCAGGACTAGCTTTAGCATTCTATGGCGACACCTTCACTCTCAACATTACCGAATTAGGATTAAAAAATTATCCCCTTGCCCTCGAAGTCTTAGCCTATACAGGTTTCCTCATCGCCTTTGGCGTAAAACTCCCCATTTTCCCATTCCATACCTGGTTACCCGACGCCCATAGCGAGGCTTCTGCCCCTGTATCCATGGTTTTAGCAGGGGTTTTATTAAAAATGGGTGGTTACGGTTTAATTCGCTTCAACATGGAGATATTACCCGATGCCCATATAAAATTTGCCCCCATTTTAATTACCCTTGGGGTAGTAAACATTGTGTATGGTGCATTTACGGCTTTTGGACAAACTAACCTCAAACGTCGTCTTGCATCTTCTTCTATTTCTCACATGGGTTTTGTGTTGGTGGGTATTGCCTCCTTTACTGATTTAGGAATGAATGGAGCAATGTTACAAATGCTTTCCCATGGTTTAATTGCCGCTGCTTTATTCTATCTTTCTGGGGTTGCCTACGAGCGCACCCACACCCTAATGATGGACGAAATGGGAGGTATGGCAAAACTAATGCCTAAAACCTTCGCCCTTTTCACTGCCGCATCAATGGCATCCCTTGCCCTACCTGGTATGAGTGGTTTTGTCAGTGAATTATCTATCTTCCTCGGTATTGCTCAAAGTGACGCTTACAGCTCTACCTTTAAAATAGTCGTTACCTTTTTAGCAGGAGTCGGTTTAATCTTAACCCCTATTTATCTACTTTCCATGTTGAGAGTAGTATTCTATGGCAAAGAAGAAAACAACCTCCAATTACCTAGTTTTGGGGTAGATGCCAAACCCCGTGAAGTATTTATTACCGCTTGTTTAATTCTACCCATTATCGGTATTGGTTTATATCCTAAGCTAATTACTACCACCTATGATGTGGATACGGTGCAAGTAGCATCTAAGGTAAGGGCTTCTTTACCTGTGATTGTGGAAAATCATGTAACTGCCGTCAAGGTTGCAGAAGTTGATTTATCTGCCATGCCTCAAATAGAGCGTTAA
- the tkt gene encoding transketolase: MVVATQSIQELCINAIRFLSIDGVEKAKSGHPGLPMGAAPMAFVLWDQFMKFNPKNPQWINRDRFVLSAGHGSMLQYSLLHLYGYDSVSIDDIKQFRQWKSKTPGHPENFVTAGVEVTTGPLGQGIANGVGLALAEAHLAAKYNKPDCTLIDHYTYVIMGDGCNMEGISGEAASIAGHWGLGKLIALYDDNHISIDGSTDIAFTEDVSKRFEAYGWHVLHVENGNTDLEAIARAIEEAKSVTDKPSMIKVTTTIGYGSPKKANTAGVHGAALGGDEVDATRKNLGWNYEPFEVPQDAYNHFQKAGAKGSDLEAQWNETLATYKSKYPTEAAEFETITSGKLPENWADCLPIYTPEDKALASRKHSEICLNAISKVLPQLVGGSADLTHSNLTQIEVSGDFQKGAYENRNIHFGVREHAMGAICNGIALHNTGLIPYGATFLVFTDYMRNAIRLSALSEAQTIWVMTHDSIALGEDGPTHQPIEHVASLRLIPDLLVFRPADGNETSGAYKVAIETKKTPSLMALTRQGLPNLAGSSIEGVSKGGYVVACGFPPEELDLILIGTGSEVSLCVDAAEKLKAEGLKVRVVSMPCVELFDKQSDEYKESVLPKAIKKRISVEAGTTFGWERFVGDEGLCIGVNTYGASAPGGVVMEKFGFTVDNVVAKAKSILG, encoded by the coding sequence ATGGTGGTTGCAACCCAATCTATTCAAGAACTTTGCATTAATGCTATTCGTTTTCTCTCTATTGATGGGGTAGAAAAAGCTAAGTCTGGACACCCTGGTTTACCTATGGGGGCGGCTCCTATGGCTTTCGTGCTATGGGATCAATTCATGAAGTTTAACCCCAAAAATCCTCAGTGGATTAACCGCGATCGCTTCGTACTTTCTGCCGGTCACGGTTCTATGCTTCAATACTCCCTATTACACCTCTATGGATATGATAGCGTTAGTATCGATGATATTAAACAATTCCGTCAGTGGAAATCTAAAACCCCCGGTCACCCCGAAAACTTCGTTACCGCAGGGGTAGAAGTCACCACAGGCCCTCTGGGTCAAGGTATCGCTAATGGTGTTGGTTTAGCCCTAGCTGAAGCCCATTTGGCGGCTAAATATAATAAGCCTGATTGCACCCTCATCGACCACTACACCTATGTAATTATGGGTGATGGTTGTAACATGGAAGGTATTTCTGGGGAGGCTGCTTCTATTGCTGGACACTGGGGTTTAGGTAAACTTATTGCTTTATACGATGATAACCACATTTCCATCGATGGTTCTACCGACATCGCTTTCACCGAAGATGTTTCCAAGCGTTTTGAGGCTTACGGTTGGCACGTTCTCCATGTGGAAAATGGTAACACCGATTTAGAAGCCATTGCAAGGGCGATCGAAGAAGCTAAATCCGTTACCGACAAACCTTCTATGATCAAAGTAACCACCACCATCGGTTATGGTTCTCCTAAAAAAGCTAATACCGCAGGGGTACATGGTGCCGCTTTAGGTGGTGATGAAGTGGATGCAACCCGTAAAAACCTCGGTTGGAATTATGAACCCTTTGAAGTTCCCCAAGATGCTTACAATCATTTCCAAAAAGCAGGGGCAAAAGGTTCTGATTTAGAAGCACAGTGGAATGAAACCCTCGCTACTTATAAATCTAAATATCCCACCGAAGCCGCCGAATTTGAAACCATCACTTCTGGTAAACTTCCCGAAAACTGGGCCGATTGTCTTCCTATCTATACCCCCGAAGATAAAGCCTTGGCTAGTCGTAAACACTCTGAAATCTGCTTAAATGCTATTTCTAAAGTGTTACCTCAGTTAGTGGGTGGCTCTGCGGATTTAACTCACTCCAACTTAACTCAAATTGAAGTTTCTGGAGACTTCCAAAAAGGTGCTTACGAAAACCGTAACATCCACTTTGGAGTTAGAGAACACGCCATGGGTGCTATCTGTAACGGGATTGCTCTCCATAACACTGGTTTAATTCCTTACGGTGCTACCTTCTTGGTATTCACTGACTACATGAGAAATGCAATCCGTCTTTCTGCCCTTTCTGAAGCTCAAACCATCTGGGTAATGACCCATGATTCTATTGCCCTAGGTGAAGATGGCCCCACTCACCAGCCCATCGAACACGTTGCTTCTTTACGTTTAATCCCTGATTTACTCGTATTCCGTCCTGCTGATGGTAACGAAACTTCTGGGGCGTACAAAGTGGCGATCGAAACCAAGAAAACTCCTTCCCTCATGGCTTTAACCCGTCAAGGCTTACCTAACCTCGCTGGTTCTTCCATCGAGGGTGTGTCCAAAGGTGGTTATGTGGTTGCCTGTGGTTTCCCCCCCGAAGAATTAGATTTAATCCTTATTGGTACTGGAAGCGAAGTTTCTCTGTGTGTAGATGCCGCTGAAAAACTAAAAGCAGAAGGCTTAAAAGTTCGTGTGGTTTCCATGCCTTGTGTGGAACTATTCGACAAACAAAGCGATGAGTACAAAGAATCTGTATTACCTAAGGCTATTAAAAAACGTATTTCCGTCGAAGCTGGTACAACCTTCGGTTGGGAACGTTTCGTAGGTGATGAAGGCTTATGTATCGGGGTTAATACCTATGGTGCATCTGCCCCCGGTGGAGTTGTCATGGAAAAATTCGGTTTCACCGTTGATAACGTTGTCGCTAAAGCAAAATCTATTCTTGGTTAA
- a CDS encoding glycosyltransferase, with translation MISQKPLVAFFVDNKYDLIMVDKKKIAVYAPYFAGGGAEAVELAIVDALQHDYKVTLFTFVDVNIDKLNKFYSTNINTQNIKINYILSRPLSKLVTYLSSNNKFFRAFILYSVLAHIKYYKDDYDLIISGYNGVDLGKKGIQYLHWVKVVDGQNNFLAQLFNFSKEQIKENITITNSNFTAEAVKQVYGLDSTVIYPCVMLEGSNIPWHEKEDAFICSGRLVMEKAPHRALNMLKEVRKRGFNIKLYLTGGTSSIYQSKYYRFLKKVVKENSDWVTLCENLSYQEYTQILNKCKYGIHFKFEPFGISVAEMMKAGAIPFVKNRGGQMEIIGIDNNDLFFEKEKDGIEKIVDVLKNEEKQKIFRSILNERQNLFSKEKFSQEIKKIVDEYIISI, from the coding sequence ATGATAAGTCAGAAGCCTTTGGTGGCTTTTTTTGTTGATAATAAATATGACTTAATAATGGTTGATAAAAAAAAGATTGCTGTATATGCTCCGTACTTTGCAGGAGGAGGTGCAGAAGCAGTGGAACTGGCGATCGTTGATGCCTTACAACATGATTATAAAGTAACTTTATTTACTTTTGTTGATGTTAATATTGACAAATTAAATAAATTTTATAGCACCAATATTAATACACAAAATATTAAAATTAATTATATTTTATCTCGCCCTTTATCCAAATTAGTTACTTATTTATCTTCTAATAATAAATTTTTTCGAGCTTTTATTTTATATTCTGTTCTGGCACATATTAAGTATTACAAAGATGATTATGATCTGATCATTTCAGGGTATAACGGAGTGGATTTAGGAAAAAAAGGGATTCAGTATTTACACTGGGTTAAAGTTGTAGATGGACAAAATAATTTTTTAGCTCAATTATTTAACTTTTCTAAAGAACAAATTAAGGAAAATATTACAATTACTAATTCTAATTTTACCGCTGAAGCTGTAAAACAAGTATATGGTTTAGATTCTACCGTAATTTATCCTTGTGTGATGCTAGAAGGTTCTAATATTCCTTGGCATGAAAAGGAGGATGCTTTTATTTGCAGTGGTAGGTTAGTGATGGAAAAAGCACCCCATCGGGCTTTAAATATGCTCAAGGAAGTGAGAAAAAGGGGTTTCAATATTAAACTATATTTAACTGGGGGTACAAGTAGCATTTATCAGAGTAAGTATTATCGTTTTTTAAAGAAAGTAGTTAAGGAAAATAGTGATTGGGTTACTCTCTGTGAAAATTTGAGTTATCAAGAATATACACAGATTTTAAATAAGTGTAAATATGGTATTCATTTTAAATTTGAACCTTTTGGTATATCGGTAGCTGAAATGATGAAGGCTGGGGCTATTCCTTTTGTTAAAAATAGGGGAGGACAAATGGAAATTATTGGTATAGATAATAATGATTTATTTTTTGAGAAGGAAAAGGATGGTATAGAAAAAATAGTTGATGTTCTTAAAAATGAAGAAAAGCAGAAAATTTTTAGAAGTATATTAAATGAGCGTCAAAATTTATTCTCTAAAGAAAAGTTTTCTCAAGAAATTAAGAAAATTGTGGATGAATATATTATTTCAATTTAA
- a CDS encoding glycosyltransferase — translation MKLLFYVPYNRIGGVERVIISLVNELSQQVEQLILVASPSLLSYYQSQIIDSDKIVYQPFTLVNSSYKNKLLGLINKINIFANKINLDIFKNFKQSYYQNLVFEQIINKYNITHCLYAIANRINPPKVKVPLFMISYDIFWHFSPLTYSKEYTNEYDSSLLQWLQKSNGVITISQQTKQDITTLFPQYQSQIKCIPIAGFFCSDNLSNTTNTENKKEIIFLFPSSFGIYKDHLTVIKAGIILAKEKNYNFKVVFIGKETDKILSSKINLSQQNSTKEYQTYIKELEYICQENEQIIDQHFTGLGYCSDEELEHWYQKSNCVIFPSRYEGFGLAISEAIVRGIPVIASDLTVFKEQVDLYQCPERVILFPCHDSQELSREIEHFIQNPIEPLNETDIEHYRNTWNWGKVAQTYIEYLKQW, via the coding sequence ATGAAGTTACTTTTTTATGTTCCCTATAATCGGATTGGTGGTGTTGAAAGGGTTATTATCTCTTTAGTGAACGAGCTTAGTCAACAGGTTGAACAACTTATTTTAGTTGCTTCTCCTTCTCTTTTGAGTTATTATCAAAGTCAAATTATTGATAGTGATAAGATAGTTTATCAGCCTTTTACGTTAGTTAATTCTTCTTACAAAAATAAGCTCTTAGGATTAATTAACAAAATCAACATTTTTGCAAACAAAATTAATTTAGATATTTTTAAAAATTTTAAACAAAGTTACTATCAAAACTTGGTTTTTGAACAAATTATTAATAAATATAATATTACTCATTGTCTATATGCGATCGCCAATAGAATCAATCCTCCAAAAGTAAAAGTTCCCCTATTCATGATTAGTTATGATATATTTTGGCATTTTTCACCGCTAACCTATAGTAAAGAATATACTAATGAATATGATTCTAGCTTATTACAATGGCTTCAAAAATCTAACGGCGTAATTACCATTTCCCAGCAAACAAAACAGGATATTACGACACTTTTTCCGCAGTATCAATCCCAGATTAAATGTATTCCCATTGCAGGTTTTTTCTGCTCAGATAATTTATCCAATACTACTAATACAGAAAATAAAAAGGAGATTATTTTTTTATTTCCATCTTCTTTTGGCATTTATAAAGATCATCTTACTGTAATAAAAGCAGGGATTATTTTAGCTAAAGAAAAAAATTATAACTTTAAGGTGGTTTTCATAGGAAAAGAAACTGATAAAATTCTGTCATCAAAGATTAATTTATCTCAACAAAATAGCACCAAAGAATATCAAACCTACATTAAAGAATTAGAATATATATGTCAAGAAAACGAACAAATTATTGATCAACATTTTACAGGATTAGGCTACTGTAGTGATGAAGAATTAGAACATTGGTATCAAAAAAGTAATTGTGTTATTTTTCCCTCCCGTTATGAAGGTTTTGGATTGGCTATTTCAGAAGCCATAGTAAGGGGGATTCCCGTAATTGCCTCTGATTTAACGGTATTCAAAGAGCAAGTAGATTTATATCAATGTCCTGAAAGGGTAATATTATTTCCTTGCCATGATAGTCAAGAGTTATCAAGAGAAATAGAGCATTTTATACAAAATCCCATTGAACCTTTAAATGAAACTGATATAGAACATTATCGAAATACTTGGAATTGGGGCAAAGTAGCTCAAACCTATATTGAATACCTTAAGCAATGGTGA